One region of Deltaproteobacteria bacterium genomic DNA includes:
- the cas7e gene encoding type I-E CRISPR-associated protein Cas7/Cse4/CasC yields MSHFIQLHLLTSYPPSNLNRDDLGRPKTAMMGGRTRLRVSSQSLKRAWRTSAIFEEALDDHIGIRTKTMGIDVYETLKSKGITEENAKTWAKQIAEVFGKSKKANAAKPLNDLEIEQLAHFSSEEKTAIFALVDKLASNKTAPSPDDLKLLMKNHTAVDIAMFGRMLASSPAFNSEAAVQVAHAITVHDVTIEDDYFTAVDDLNNKEDDMGAAHIGETEFGAGVFYLYLCIDRDLLEENLDDGALARRGIAALVEAAAKVSPSGKQNSFASRAYASYILAEKGDQQPRSLSIAFLKPVRGEDIMAKAIAELENKRQYMEKVYGKCAESTKIMNAETGEGCFSEIITFITE; encoded by the coding sequence CATGATGGGGGGCAGAACGCGTCTGCGTGTGTCGTCTCAGAGTTTGAAGCGTGCGTGGCGAACTTCAGCCATATTCGAGGAAGCATTGGACGATCATATCGGCATCCGTACCAAGACAATGGGAATTGACGTGTACGAAACATTGAAATCAAAAGGCATTACAGAGGAAAATGCCAAGACCTGGGCAAAACAGATCGCCGAAGTATTTGGCAAAAGTAAAAAGGCCAATGCCGCCAAGCCGCTGAATGACCTTGAAATTGAGCAGCTTGCGCACTTCAGTTCCGAAGAAAAGACCGCCATATTTGCGCTTGTAGATAAACTAGCATCAAACAAAACCGCTCCTTCGCCCGATGATCTTAAATTGCTCATGAAGAATCACACTGCTGTCGATATTGCCATGTTTGGAAGGATGCTGGCCAGTTCTCCCGCCTTTAATAGCGAAGCTGCCGTACAGGTGGCGCATGCCATAACCGTCCATGACGTGACCATCGAAGACGATTACTTTACCGCCGTGGATGACTTGAATAATAAAGAAGACGATATGGGGGCCGCCCACATCGGCGAAACGGAGTTCGGCGCGGGTGTATTTTATCTTTATCTCTGCATCGATCGTGATTTGTTGGAAGAAAATCTGGATGATGGTGCGCTTGCCAGAAGGGGAATCGCAGCTCTGGTGGAAGCCGCCGCCAAGGTATCGCCAAGCGGTAAGCAAAACAGCTTTGCTTCACGAGCCTATGCATCATACATATTGGCAGAAAAGGGGGATCAACAGCCTCGCTCCCTTTCCATTGCCTTCCTTAAACCGGTTCGCGGTGAGGATATCATGGCTAAAGCCATTGCCGAACTCGAAAATAAAAGGCAATACATGGAAAAGGTTTATGGAAAATGTGCTGAGTCCACAAAGATCATGAATGCAGAAACCGGTGAAGGATGTTTTTCAGAAATTATTACATTCATAACGGAGTAG